A genomic window from Sporohalobacter salinus includes:
- a CDS encoding serine dehydratase subunit alpha family protein: MSIQKELIKLLKDKVKPAIGCTEPIAVALAVAEAKSKLEGKINKVEVTVSSNIYKNGMHVAIPGTTEVGLSFAAALSLVAGNANLGLEVLRDNTSKDIKKAEELVDLINIESSSNVPQVYVYAVVYSETDWAAVTIEGLHDNITKIEVNDEVEYEDIVSCDESKDSFDITNLTLQELRQNIEQISVEELDFLLNGAEMNKKMAEIGLKESPGLGIGSGLQKLIEEGKINDDLSSQVRMMSAAAVDARMGGIKSPVMSSSGSGNHGITAIVPPTVVAEYYQLSKEKLIKALAISHLVTSYVKEFTGTLSPVCGCSIAAASGASAGITWLLEGNDEQIAGAVQNMIGNLTGMICDGAKYDCALKIATSACEAVTSAQLAINGNLISNCNGIVNSNVETSIQNLETICVDGMKNMDNKIIEVMLSHCNVS; encoded by the coding sequence ATGTCAATTCAAAAAGAGTTAATTAAGTTATTAAAAGATAAGGTGAAACCGGCTATTGGATGTACTGAACCTATTGCTGTTGCTTTAGCAGTTGCTGAAGCTAAATCAAAATTAGAAGGAAAAATAAATAAGGTTGAGGTAACTGTTAGTTCTAATATTTATAAAAACGGAATGCATGTTGCTATTCCTGGGACAACAGAAGTGGGGCTTTCTTTTGCAGCAGCTTTATCATTAGTAGCAGGTAATGCTAATTTAGGGCTAGAGGTGTTAAGAGATAATACTTCAAAGGACATTAAAAAAGCGGAAGAACTTGTAGATTTAATAAATATAGAGTCATCTAGTAATGTACCACAAGTTTATGTATATGCTGTTGTTTATAGTGAAACTGATTGGGCAGCGGTAACTATTGAGGGTCTCCATGATAATATTACTAAAATTGAAGTTAATGATGAAGTAGAGTATGAAGATATTGTTAGTTGTGATGAAAGTAAAGACTCTTTTGATATCACTAATTTGACTTTACAAGAATTGCGACAAAATATAGAACAGATATCTGTTGAAGAATTAGATTTTCTACTTAATGGGGCAGAAATGAATAAAAAAATGGCTGAAATAGGTTTAAAAGAGAGTCCTGGTTTAGGAATTGGAAGTGGGCTACAGAAATTAATTGAGGAAGGAAAAATAAATGATGACTTATCTAGTCAAGTTAGAATGATGAGTGCAGCTGCAGTTGATGCTAGAATGGGTGGGATTAAGTCACCTGTTATGAGTAGTTCAGGTAGTGGGAACCATGGTATAACAGCTATAGTTCCGCCAACTGTAGTAGCAGAATATTATCAATTAAGTAAAGAAAAATTGATTAAAGCATTGGCTATAAGTCATTTGGTGACTTCTTATGTAAAAGAATTTACTGGAACTTTATCTCCAGTTTGTGGTTGTTCAATTGCTGCTGCTTCGGGAGCTAGTGCTGGTATAACTTGGTTATTGGAGGGGAATGATGAACAGATAGCTGGTGCTGTTCAAAATATGATTGGTAATTTGACAGGAATGATTTGTGATGGGGCTAAATATGATTGTGCTTTAAAGATTGCTACTTCTGCTTGTGAAGCAGTTACTTCAGCACAATTAGCGATTAATGGTAATTTAATATCTAATTGTAATGGTATAGTTAATTCTAATGTTGAGACTAGTATTCAAAATTTAGAAACAATTTGTGTTGATGGCATGAAGAATATGGATAATAAAATTATAGAGGTCATGTTATCTCATTGCAATGTAAGCTAA
- a CDS encoding sigma-54 interaction domain-containing protein yields MNTLDSIQDIVQSVAVAISVSLEVEVTIVNQDFIRLAGTGPYKEEIGSKVPTNSIFDQILKTGDPKLITDSKTNQICRECDKFDRCKEEATMGYPIQIRGETVGVIGLIAFNKKQCDNINLKSESLLSFLKEMSQLLESQAVVMDTLEKLELEKKQVDTIIDSMEEGVILIDSHDMISHINKKALEILDLNREDIIGTRYDEKIKGLNVKHLDFETGSNATWKANNKKLNVYYTITPIIIDGQKTALIISFKEIKDIVSLAHNLVHDHSNITFKEIIGESEVFKEVKKKAKRAANSNSNVLLQGESGTGKELFAKAIHNTSNRSEEDFVVINCSAIPDSLLESELFGYEAGSFTGAKKGGKKGKFEIADGGTIFLDEIGDMPLQLQPKLLRVIQERKIEKIGNNRPIDVDVRIISATHRDLKKLIDKGEFRKDLYYRLNVIPINIPTLQERGDILLYCEYFLGKFAKLMGMVKKELSSKAKKKLLNYSWPGNVRELENVIEYAINLSSGPTIKFNDLPKYLQESDQQDKEQILDQFNGNLAQQVEEFESFIIEQYLQEYGRTTEAKKKIAQKLGISMATLYRKYNS; encoded by the coding sequence ATGAATACTTTAGATTCAATCCAAGATATTGTTCAGTCAGTAGCTGTAGCGATTTCTGTTTCTTTAGAAGTAGAAGTAACAATTGTTAATCAAGACTTTATTAGATTAGCGGGAACTGGTCCTTATAAAGAGGAGATTGGAAGCAAAGTTCCTACTAATTCTATATTTGATCAGATATTAAAAACAGGTGATCCAAAGCTCATTACTGATTCTAAGACTAATCAAATATGTCGAGAATGTGATAAGTTTGATAGATGTAAAGAAGAAGCAACAATGGGTTATCCTATACAGATCAGGGGAGAAACTGTGGGGGTAATTGGGTTAATAGCTTTTAATAAAAAGCAGTGTGATAATATTAATTTAAAGAGTGAGTCATTATTATCTTTTCTTAAAGAAATGTCACAACTCTTAGAAAGTCAAGCAGTTGTGATGGATACTCTAGAAAAATTAGAATTGGAAAAAAAGCAAGTAGATACAATTATTGATTCAATGGAAGAAGGAGTAATTTTAATTGATTCCCATGATATGATTTCACATATAAACAAAAAGGCATTAGAAATATTAGATTTAAATAGAGAAGATATTATTGGAACTAGATATGATGAAAAAATTAAAGGATTAAATGTTAAACATTTAGATTTTGAAACAGGTTCGAATGCTACTTGGAAAGCAAATAATAAAAAGTTGAATGTATATTATACAATTACTCCTATCATTATTGATGGTCAAAAGACGGCTTTAATTATATCTTTTAAAGAAATAAAAGATATAGTATCATTGGCTCATAATTTAGTACATGATCATTCAAATATTACTTTTAAAGAAATTATTGGTGAATCAGAAGTTTTTAAAGAAGTTAAGAAAAAGGCTAAAAGAGCAGCAAATAGTAATTCTAATGTTTTGTTACAAGGAGAAAGCGGGACAGGTAAAGAGTTATTTGCTAAGGCAATACACAATACAAGTAATAGAAGTGAAGAAGATTTTGTAGTAATTAATTGTTCTGCAATTCCCGATTCTCTTTTAGAGAGTGAACTTTTTGGTTATGAAGCTGGTTCCTTTACTGGTGCCAAAAAAGGAGGAAAGAAAGGAAAGTTTGAGATAGCAGATGGCGGGACTATATTTTTAGATGAGATTGGAGATATGCCGTTACAGTTACAGCCTAAGTTATTGCGAGTAATTCAGGAAAGAAAGATAGAAAAAATAGGTAATAATAGGCCAATAGATGTAGATGTGAGAATAATTTCAGCTACACATAGAGATTTGAAGAAATTAATAGACAAGGGTGAGTTTAGAAAAGATTTATATTATAGATTGAATGTAATTCCAATTAATATTCCGACTTTACAGGAACGGGGAGATATTCTGCTTTATTGTGAATATTTTTTAGGTAAATTTGCTAAGTTAATGGGGATGGTAAAAAAAGAATTATCCTCTAAGGCAAAGAAAAAGTTATTGAATTATTCTTGGCCGGGGAATGTTAGAGAATTGGAGAATGTGATAGAGTATGCTATTAACTTATCAAGTGGGCCAACTATAAAATTCAATGATTTACCTAAATATTTACAAGAAAGTGATCAGCAAGATAAAGAACAGATATTAGATCAATTTAATGGTAATTTAGCACAACAAGTAGAAGAGTTTGAAAGTTTCATTATTGAACAATACTTGCAAGAATATGGAAGAACAACTGAAGCTAAAAAAAAGATTGCTCAAAAATTAGGAATTAGTATGGCAACTTTGTATAGAAAATATAACTCATGA
- a CDS encoding TrmH family RNA methyltransferase, with product MVKKIEKLKNPLVQEARELAKSNNRRKKNKIQLRGLEQLRWAEYSRVTIKSIFIGKNEDPNQYNEFSAPVYQTSNGILKKITETNYLIPCVGVAESSSDYYLDDFVLLLDNVKDHGNIGTIIRTGRAYGIDNFIATNEDFDPFFPKTIDASRGTSFKVNFKRYNDPKKAVSSLKKEGYQIVATSPYGKSLQSMVDLDKKPIALVVGNESSGVSDEVLEEADHIVQIPMHTDVESLNVGVATGISIYELRLKEALIMLAEKILDTIGREINVTSQLIRKALNIKISESKVTDFTGDQIIFLMVLKRESQMNEPQIKEQFGFYEDRFKEFINPLYESGLINKEYYEEIEITKKGEELLAKLWPLLEKIENIILKGFTEEEKTELNNYLDRIKNNCLQIMEYKA from the coding sequence ATGGTAAAAAAAATAGAAAAATTAAAAAATCCTTTAGTACAAGAAGCGAGAGAATTAGCTAAAAGTAATAATAGAAGAAAGAAAAATAAAATTCAATTACGTGGATTAGAGCAATTAAGGTGGGCAGAATATTCTAGAGTAACAATAAAAAGTATTTTTATAGGTAAAAATGAAGATCCCAATCAGTACAATGAATTTTCTGCACCAGTATACCAAACTTCAAATGGAATTTTAAAGAAAATCACTGAAACTAATTATTTAATTCCTTGTGTTGGTGTTGCAGAAAGTTCATCTGATTATTATTTAGATGATTTTGTTCTTTTATTAGATAATGTTAAAGATCATGGTAACATTGGAACTATAATTAGAACTGGACGGGCCTATGGAATTGATAATTTCATAGCAACTAATGAGGATTTCGATCCCTTTTTTCCAAAAACTATTGATGCTTCACGAGGAACTTCATTTAAAGTTAATTTTAAAAGATATAATGATCCTAAAAAAGCAGTTTCCTCTCTTAAAAAAGAAGGGTACCAAATAGTTGCTACAAGTCCTTATGGTAAGTCATTACAATCGATGGTTGATCTAGATAAGAAGCCAATAGCTTTAGTAGTAGGAAATGAAAGTTCAGGAGTATCAGATGAAGTATTAGAGGAGGCAGATCATATTGTGCAAATTCCAATGCATACAGATGTTGAATCTCTTAATGTAGGTGTTGCTACAGGGATTAGCATTTATGAGCTAAGATTAAAGGAGGCGTTAATAATGTTGGCGGAAAAGATATTAGATACAATTGGTAGAGAAATAAATGTAACTTCACAGTTGATTCGAAAAGCTCTTAATATTAAAATATCAGAAAGTAAGGTAACTGATTTTACTGGAGATCAAATTATATTTTTAATGGTATTAAAGAGAGAATCACAGATGAACGAGCCCCAAATTAAAGAACAATTTGGGTTTTATGAAGATAGATTTAAAGAATTTATTAATCCGTTATATGAATCTGGACTTATTAATAAAGAATATTATGAGGAAATTGAAATAACTAAAAAAGGCGAAGAATTATTAGCTAAGCTATGGCCGCTGTTGGAGAAAATAGAGAATATAATATTAAAAGGGTTTACAGAAGAAGAAAAGACTGAATTAAATAATTATTTGGATAGAATAAAAAATAATTGTCTACAGATAATGGAGTATAAGGCATAA
- a CDS encoding class I SAM-dependent methyltransferase yields the protein MKQDKLIEKEVLNKQSQHWENTFTKKTDMFGVEPSISAQRAAKLFKEKGKKKILELGGGQGRDTIFFAQNGFEVYVLDYCESGVEIINKKAEEMGLSQLINARCHDVRDSFSFADEVFDCCYSHMLYCMALTTSELEFLSSEIRRVLKPGGFNIYTVRNTNDPDYGTGIHRGEDMYEVGEFIVHFFSKEKVGHLAKGFEIVDIDEFEEGQLPRKLFQVTLKKN from the coding sequence ATGAAACAAGATAAATTAATAGAAAAAGAGGTTTTAAATAAACAAAGTCAACATTGGGAAAACACATTTACTAAAAAAACTGATATGTTTGGTGTAGAACCGAGTATTTCTGCTCAAAGAGCGGCAAAATTATTTAAAGAAAAAGGGAAAAAGAAGATTCTTGAACTTGGTGGTGGACAGGGAAGAGATACTATTTTCTTTGCCCAAAATGGTTTTGAGGTTTATGTATTAGATTATTGTGAAAGTGGAGTTGAAATAATAAATAAAAAAGCAGAGGAAATGGGTTTATCACAATTAATTAATGCAAGATGTCATGATGTTAGAGATTCTTTTTCTTTTGCAGATGAAGTCTTTGACTGTTGTTACTCTCATATGTTGTATTGTATGGCTCTTACAACTTCAGAATTAGAATTTCTTTCAAGTGAGATTAGACGAGTATTAAAGCCAGGAGGATTCAATATATATACGGTTAGAAATACAAATGATCCTGATTATGGGACAGGAATTCATCGAGGAGAAGATATGTATGAAGTAGGTGAATTTATTGTTCATTTTTTTAGTAAAGAAAAGGTAGGACATTTAGCAAAAGGATTCGAAATAGTTGATATTGATGAATTTGAAGAAGGACAACTTCCTAGAAAATTATTTCAAGTAACGCTTAAAAAGAACTGA
- a CDS encoding MBL fold metallo-hydrolase has protein sequence MKRTIIRIPMGKSNSYLIKGEDGYILVDAGMPGKIETIERTLNDCNANFSDINLIIITHVHNDHVGSLYDIKKKSKASVLIHEKEKKTLNKGYNKFPDGTMFFSKIISSIANNLFFSKDQFKPVNADIVISDEYNLSDHGVDGRIIHTPGHTEGSISVILQDEYCIIGDTLFNMLPNSVYPPFANDQDELLKSWNKLREYNCIKYYPGHGKEFGLAKFDKTIQKYIIGGE, from the coding sequence ATGAAAAGAACAATAATTAGAATACCAATGGGGAAATCAAATTCATATTTAATTAAAGGCGAGGATGGATATATATTAGTTGATGCGGGTATGCCTGGTAAAATCGAAACTATAGAAAGAACTTTAAATGATTGTAATGCTAATTTTAGTGATATTAATCTTATTATAATAACTCATGTACATAATGACCATGTTGGCAGTCTGTATGATATTAAGAAGAAATCAAAAGCATCAGTCTTAATACATGAAAAAGAAAAGAAGACTTTAAATAAAGGATATAATAAATTTCCTGATGGAACTATGTTTTTTTCTAAAATTATTTCAAGTATTGCAAATAATTTATTTTTTTCTAAAGATCAATTTAAGCCAGTTAATGCTGATATTGTTATAAGTGACGAGTATAATTTATCGGACCATGGAGTAGATGGTAGGATTATTCATACTCCTGGACATACAGAAGGATCAATTTCAGTGATATTGCAAGATGAATATTGTATAATAGGTGATACATTATTTAATATGCTTCCCAATTCAGTTTATCCTCCTTTTGCAAATGACCAAGATGAATTATTGAAAAGCTGGAATAAATTAAGAGAATATAATTGTATAAAATATTATCCAGGACATGGAAAAGAGTTTGGCTTAGCAAAGTTTGACAAAACAATCCAGAAATATATAATAGGGGGAGAATAA
- a CDS encoding GNAT family N-acetyltransferase has product MEWHIKFFNELTTKELYNIIQERINVFVVEQECPYFECDGKDNKSFHLYAKEDDQIVAYARVLLPGISYKEASIGRVLVNKENRGNGLARELMKRAMDFITEELQQDSIKISGQEYLTDFYKSLGFKVVSDVYLEDGIPHLDMLYNKY; this is encoded by the coding sequence ATGGAATGGCATATAAAATTTTTTAATGAACTAACTACTAAAGAGTTGTATAATATTATCCAAGAGCGGATAAATGTTTTTGTTGTTGAACAAGAGTGTCCTTATTTTGAATGTGATGGTAAAGATAATAAGAGTTTTCATCTTTATGCAAAGGAGGATGATCAAATAGTTGCTTATGCTAGGGTATTATTACCTGGAATATCCTATAAAGAAGCATCAATTGGAAGGGTTTTGGTTAATAAAGAAAATCGAGGTAATGGTCTAGCAAGGGAATTAATGAAAAGGGCAATGGATTTTATTACAGAAGAGTTACAACAAGATAGTATTAAAATTTCAGGCCAGGAATATTTAACCGATTTTTATAAAAGTTTAGGTTTTAAGGTAGTATCGGATGTATATTTAGAAGATGGAATTCCTCATTTAGATATGTTATATAATAAATATTAG
- a CDS encoding DUF6263 family protein produces the protein MKKKSLLILLVLLLTLTMTVGCGKKEYDLGLNLAQGHEYKLNIDMDQTIDREVMGKKMSSDQTMNMDYSFKVDKINQDGNYVLTVKYNNVDLKVNNKQSYLSEMQQERMNKKINNKLKNSMKALENKKFTVIMSDTGDIVKINGYQKLMEGMLKNLSQEDAPGASKGVKKLANKEVLKKRWKQNLSYLPDKPVEIGESWTRKIKFKKPLPMIVVNTYTLEKNKKDKVVIKTKGTVKMDKTNLAKHMGLSHLKEVEIKCNMNGNQTGEVILDSNSLWTKKAKLNQKINGKVSIIKGDQSTEIPMKMKSKIKMTGSY, from the coding sequence ATGAAGAAAAAAAGTTTATTAATTCTTTTAGTTTTATTATTAACACTAACAATGACAGTTGGGTGTGGAAAGAAAGAATATGATTTAGGTTTGAATTTAGCACAAGGACATGAATATAAGTTAAATATTGATATGGATCAAACCATTGATCGAGAAGTTATGGGTAAAAAAATGTCTTCAGATCAGACGATGAATATGGATTACTCATTTAAAGTAGATAAGATTAATCAGGATGGTAATTATGTTTTAACTGTGAAATACAATAATGTAGATTTGAAAGTTAATAATAAACAAAGTTATTTGTCAGAAATGCAACAGGAAAGAATGAATAAAAAAATAAATAATAAATTAAAAAATAGTATGAAGGCATTAGAAAATAAGAAGTTTACTGTGATAATGTCTGATACAGGAGATATAGTTAAGATTAATGGATATCAAAAGTTAATGGAAGGTATGCTGAAGAATTTATCTCAAGAGGATGCTCCTGGTGCATCAAAAGGAGTGAAAAAATTAGCTAATAAAGAAGTTCTGAAAAAAAGGTGGAAGCAAAATTTATCTTATTTACCTGATAAGCCGGTAGAAATAGGTGAGAGTTGGACTAGAAAGATTAAGTTTAAGAAACCTTTACCAATGATAGTAGTTAATACTTATACTTTAGAAAAAAATAAAAAAGATAAAGTAGTTATTAAAACTAAGGGAACTGTCAAGATGGATAAAACTAATTTAGCTAAACATATGGGTTTATCGCATCTAAAAGAAGTAGAAATAAAATGTAATATGAATGGGAACCAAACAGGGGAGGTTATTCTTGATAGTAATAGCTTGTGGACGAAAAAAGCAAAACTCAACCAGAAAATAAATGGAAAAGTTTCAATTATTAAAGGAGACCAGTCAACGGAAATACCGATGAAAATGAAATCTAAAATTAAAATGACTGGAAGTTATTAA
- a CDS encoding S66 family peptidase — protein MGLKKLKKGDIIAFYSPSSPATYTAPKRFKRAKEYLRNKGFKLLAGRLTGKKDSYRSGNIEKRAEELNELIRNPEVKCIMSVIGGTNSNSILPYIDYQAFKENPKIMIGYSDVTAILLAIYAKTGIKTFYGPALVPSFGEFPPFVHDTYNYFSDILIEEQKLPYVYNPPEYWTDEHINWEEKEREKIKNKNEWITVNEGKVVGRVIGGNLNAMTGIWKSNYMPAIKKGDILFIEDTMKTASHMEKLFSLLRVSGVFDKISGIILGKHELFDDQGTGREPYEILKEVLGEKDMPFLGKFDCCHTHPMFTLPIGSKIELDAIDKKVSILDNWI, from the coding sequence ATGGGTTTAAAAAAATTAAAAAAAGGAGATATAATAGCTTTTTATTCTCCATCTTCTCCAGCAACTTATACTGCTCCAAAGAGATTTAAAAGAGCTAAGGAATATCTTAGAAATAAAGGGTTTAAGTTATTAGCTGGTAGATTGACTGGAAAAAAAGATTCTTATAGGTCAGGTAATATAGAAAAGCGAGCCGAAGAATTGAATGAATTAATTAGAAATCCGGAAGTAAAATGTATTATGTCAGTAATTGGAGGAACAAATTCTAATTCAATATTACCATATATTGATTATCAAGCATTTAAAGAGAATCCTAAGATTATGATAGGTTATTCAGATGTAACTGCTATTTTGTTAGCTATATATGCTAAAACAGGGATAAAAACTTTTTATGGACCAGCATTAGTTCCTTCATTTGGAGAATTTCCTCCTTTTGTTCATGATACATATAATTATTTTAGTGATATTTTAATAGAAGAACAAAAATTACCTTATGTTTATAACCCACCAGAATATTGGACTGATGAACATATAAATTGGGAAGAGAAAGAAAGAGAAAAAATTAAGAATAAAAATGAGTGGATAACAGTTAATGAAGGTAAAGTAGTTGGAAGAGTAATTGGGGGAAATTTAAATGCTATGACTGGTATTTGGAAGAGTAATTATATGCCTGCAATAAAGAAAGGAGATATTTTATTTATTGAAGATACAATGAAAACAGCCTCACATATGGAAAAATTATTTTCGTTACTTAGAGTAAGTGGTGTATTTGATAAAATATCCGGAATTATTTTGGGTAAACATGAGTTGTTTGATGATCAGGGAACTGGCAGAGAGCCTTATGAAATATTAAAAGAAGTTTTAGGAGAAAAAGATATGCCATTTTTAGGTAAATTTGATTGTTGCCATACGCATCCAATGTTTACTTTGCCGATTGGCTCAAAAATTGAATTAGATGCTATCGACAAAAAAGTTAGCATATTGGATAATTGGATATAG